Proteins encoded by one window of Lathyrus oleraceus cultivar Zhongwan6 chromosome 1, CAAS_Psat_ZW6_1.0, whole genome shotgun sequence:
- the LOC127087216 gene encoding uncharacterized protein LOC127087216, protein MQEFAKEMGFKLLTSTPYYAQANGQVEAANKVIIGLIKKHVGKKPKNWHKTLDQALWACRTSPKEATNTTPFQLTFGHDAVLPVEIYLQSMRIQRQGEIPSDLYWEMIINELVDLDEERLHALEVLRRQKERVARAYNKRVKGKTFIMNDLVWKVILPMDRKNKALGKWSPHWERPFRILKAFSNNAYEIEELTEDQRILKVNGKYLKKYKPFVHEVKIITT, encoded by the coding sequence atgcaagagTTTGCAAAGGAGATGGGTTTCAAATTATTAACATCCACACCCtattatgctcaagccaatgggcaagTCGAAGCAGCCAATAAAGTAATAATTGgtttaatcaaaaaacatgtaggaaagaagccaaaaaattggcacaaaactTTAGATCAAGCGCTTTGGGCTTGTCGAACCTCCCCTAAAGAAGCTACTAACACTACACCTTTCCAACTTACATTTGGACATGATGCAGTATTACCTGTCGAAATCTACTTGCAATCAATGAGAATCCAAAGACAAGGAGAAATTCCATCTGACTTATACTGGGAAATGATAATAAATGAGCTGGTGGATTTGGACGAAGAAAGGTTGCATGCGTTAGAAGTATTAAGAAGACAAAAGGAGAGGGTAGCAAGGGCATACAATAAGAGGGTCAAAGGTAAAACCTTCATTATGAATGATTTAGTTTGGAAAGTTATATTACCTATGGATCGAAAGAATAAAGCATTAGGAAAATGGTCTCCACATTGGGAAAGACCTTTTCGAATTCTAAAAGCCTTTTCAAATAATGCATACGAAATAGAAGAACTAACAGAGGATCAAAGAATCCTAAAAGTAAATGGGAAATACTTAAAGAAGTATAAACCATTTGTGCATGAAGTTAAAATCATAACAACATAG